The Gemmatimonadota bacterium DH-78 region GGCCGCCGCCGGATCCGCGTCGTACGCGGCGATCAGCGGGGGGATCGACTCCGCGAACACGGGGAGCCACGAGTCGTAGGCGGCGTCGACCAGCCCGTCGAGGGTGAAGTCGGTGCGTCCCTCGAGCACGGCGATGGCGTGCACGCCCCGCGCATTCTCGCCGTAGCGGTCCATGTAGTCGGGGTAGTCGGCCTCGCGCGGGGTGGAGGGGTCGTCCACGCCGGCGGCCGAGTACGGCCAGTTGTTGGTGCACATCACCCAGCCGCTCGCGGGGTTCACCACGAGGGGGCTCTCCTCCACCGAATGGAGTCCCCGATACGCCGTGCCCGGGTCGTTGCCGTCCACCGGCCGCGTCCAGTCGAGCGAGGCGTCGCGGATCGGCACGTGGTTCGCGTGGAAGTACGCGATGTTGCCCTCGGCGTCGGCGAAGATCGTGTTGTTCGACGAGTTGGTGTGCAGGTCCATCACCTCGCGAAACTCGTCGTAGTTGGCCGCCTTCGTGCGGCTGTACGACTGGATGAGCGCGTCGACCGGCTCGAACATCAGCTTCACCGCCACCCAGTCGCCCCCGTCGCTCCGTACGATCGGGCCCTCGTGACTGTAGTAGACGGTGAAGGTGCGCTCGGCCATCGACCCGCCGTCGAGGTAGGGCACGGTGATCGTGCGCTCCTCGAGCTGCCGCTCCTCGTCGCCGTAGGCGTAGTAGACCCCGTCGTCGCGCTCGACCACCTCGTAGGCGAACTCGTCGATCGCGTCGGCACCGGTGGAGGTGTGCATCCAGCCGGCGGTCTCGTTGAACCCCTGGTAGACGAAGGGCTGCCCCCAGGTGACCGCCCCGTAGGCGTTGAGCCCCTCGTCGCTCGTGACCTGCACTTCGGCGCGGAAGTAGTGCGAGGTGTGCGGGTTGATCAGGAGCAGGGCGTTGCCGTCGACCGTGTTCTCGGGCGCGATCGCGATCCCGTTCGACCCGGTGGGCTCCGGAATCACGTTGGCCGACAGCGGCTCGTTGGCGGTCCCCGCATCGCCCACCACCGCCGTGGCCGGCGACGCCGCGCCGTAGAAGGTCTCGAGCCCGCGCGTGGAGATGCGCTCGATGTCGCCGCCGATGCTCCCCTCGGTGAAGGAGAGGGCCATCCACGGTTCCCAGCGCTCGATCGTGCGGTCGTCGGAGGGGTGGGTGTGCAGGTAGTAGTTCAGCCCGGCCGCCCATCCGTCCATCACCGCGCGCAGCCACTCGGGGCTCGACGCGTACCGCTCGCGCAGATCGTCGTCGTTCACGAAGAGCCGCATGCGCAGGTCCGCCCACAGCTCCTCTTCGCCGTGCTTCTGCGCCAGCCGGCCGAGCGCGAAGAGGTAGTTGCGCTCCACCCGCTCGTAGTCGTCCTCGGCCTGCGCGTACACGAGCCCGAAGACGGCGTCCGCGTCGGTGGGCCCGTAGATGTGCGGAATGCCCCAGTCGTCGCGGGTGATCGTGACGCGGGCCGCCTGCGCCTCCCAGGCGGCGACGTCGTCACCGCCTGCGGGGGTCGCGGCGTCTTCGGGGGCACAGGCCATCGCCACGAAGGCGAGAGCGAGAGCGGACTTCTTCATTGGGGGGTCTCTCCGATCGGGACGCGGTCGAGTACCGACCTTCGGCACCGACGCGAGCGAAGGGAGAGTGTGGCCCGACGGGGAGTCGGGCAAGGCTTCAGTCCGCGCTCTCTACCCGATGAAAGAGATGGACTCCGCGCTCGGCCAGGTGCTCCAGCACGAAATCGAAGCAGTCCTGCTGCCGGCCCACCGTCTCCGCGGGTGCCACGCCCGGCTCGGTCCAGCGCCCCGTGGCCACCAGTCGCGCCATGGCCGCACAGGTGTAGCCGGTGGTGCGCGCCATCGACGACGTCTCGGTGTCCGGGTTGTAGTAGTCGAGCAGGTCGTAGGTGTGGAGCACCTTCGCGCCGTTCTCGATGCCCTCGATGGTGAAGCGACCCACGGTCAGATCGGGCTCGCCCTCGGCGAACTGCCAGGCGTCGAAGAGCAGCGACTCCGTCACGTCGCGCGGGCGGACGGTGCCCGAGGCGACCAGGATCGAGTCGTCGGAGAAGAAGCCCGCTTCGCGCAGCACCCGCATGCGGTCGGCGTGCCCGGGGTAGCGCATGGTCTTTTCGATCAGCTCCGGAGTGGAGCTCGTCTCCAGCAGGGTGCGCAGCCCGTCGGTGTTGAAGGCCTCGAGGGTGCCGAGTC contains the following coding sequences:
- a CDS encoding penicillin acylase family protein produces the protein MKKSALALAFVAMACAPEDAATPAGGDDVAAWEAQAARVTITRDDWGIPHIYGPTDADAVFGLVYAQAEDDYERVERNYLFALGRLAQKHGEEELWADLRMRLFVNDDDLRERYASSPEWLRAVMDGWAAGLNYYLHTHPSDDRTIERWEPWMALSFTEGSIGGDIERISTRGLETFYGAASPATAVVGDAGTANEPLSANVIPEPTGSNGIAIAPENTVDGNALLLINPHTSHYFRAEVQVTSDEGLNAYGAVTWGQPFVYQGFNETAGWMHTSTGADAIDEFAYEVVERDDGVYYAYGDEERQLEERTITVPYLDGGSMAERTFTVYYSHEGPIVRSDGGDWVAVKLMFEPVDALIQSYSRTKAANYDEFREVMDLHTNSSNNTIFADAEGNIAYFHANHVPIRDASLDWTRPVDGNDPGTAYRGLHSVEESPLVVNPASGWVMCTNNWPYSAAGVDDPSTPREADYPDYMDRYGENARGVHAIAVLEGRTDFTLDGLVDAAYDSWLPVFAESIPPLIAAYDADPAAAEAAAVSEQIAVLRDWDHRFGVESVATSLAIYWATELRSPGDASGSEQLAALAAASQTLADDFGDWRTPWGEINRFQRLTADIVPSFDDDAPSLPVAFTSATWGSLAAHGQRVASDTRRIYGTRGNSFVAVVEFGDRVRARAITAGGQSGDPNSPHFDDQAERFAAGDLRTVYFYPEDVEAAAEETYRPGER